The following proteins are co-located in the Canis lupus dingo isolate Sandy chromosome 31, ASM325472v2, whole genome shotgun sequence genome:
- the DONSON gene encoding protein downstream neighbor of Son has translation MAVSVPGYSPGFRKPPATLRLRRKRARSHGSAAAPGEQPEPAPRRAALAAGLLLRPFPAAGGGGGGGGGGGPAAARRNPFARLDNRPPASAEPPDGPPGGRQEAQAAFVDSNQENDSLWEEKFPERTDVTELLQTPQVSFSESDTPSSESTELPVDWSIKTRLLFTSSQPFTWADHLKAQEEAQGVIQHCRATEVTLPQSIQDPRLSTQLRCAFQQSLIYWLHPAFPWLPLFPRIGADRKMAGKISPWSNDETLQHILMSDWSVSFTSLYNLLKTKLCPYFYVCTYQFTILFRAAGLAGNDVITALISPTTRGIREAMKNEGIEFSLPLIKENGHEKKKASGTSLGHGEEQVISDEDEDESFSWLEEMGVQDKIKKPDILSIKLRKEKHEVQMDHRPESVVLVKGMNTLTLLNFLINSKSLIASSGPQAGLPPTLLSPVAFRGATMQMLKARSVNVKTQAVSGYKDQFSLEITGPIMPHSLHSVTMLLRSSQNGSFSAGLYTHEPTAVFNICLPVNKVLDKETVLEELANCGLHPKTLDQLSQTPILGKSSLRHVEMNDYVYNWRS, from the exons ATGGCCGTCTCGGTGCCCGGCTACTCGCCCGGTTTCAGGAAGCCTCCCGCTACGCTGCGGCTCCGACGGAAGAGGGCCCGCAGCCACGGCTCCGCCGCCGCGCCCGGGGAGCAGCCCGAGCCtgcgccccgccgcgccgctcTGGCGGCCGGGCTGCTCCTGCGCCCCTTCCCGGCGgcgggcggtggcggcggcggcggcggcggcggcggcccggcaGCGGCCCGCAGGAACCCCTTCGCCCGCCTGGACAACCGGCCGCCGGCCTCCGCGGAGCCCCCCGACGGGCCGCCCGGCGGTCGGCAGGAGGCGCAGGCCGCG TTTGTAGATTCTAATCAAGAAAATGATTCGCTGTGGGAGGAGAAGTTTCCTGAAAGAACAGACGTTACTGAATTACTGCAG ACTCCACAAGTATCATTCTCCGAATCTGATACTCCATCCTCAGAAAGTACTGAGTTACCTGTGGACTGGAGTATTAAAACTCGACTCCTTTTCACCTCTTCTCAACCCTTTACCTGGGCAGATCACTTGAAAGCACAAGAAGAGGCCCAAGGTGTCATCCAGCATTGTAGGGCAACAGAAGTTACTTTGCCTCAAAGTATACAG GATCCCAGACTCTCCACTCAGCTCCGTTGTGCCTTTCAGCAGAGCCTAATCTATTGGTTGCACCCTGCCTTTCCCTGGCTACCACTGTTCCCTCGCATTGGAGCTGATAGAAAAATGGCTGGAAAGATAAGCCCTTGGTCAAATGATGAAACCTTGCAACACATTTTAATGAGTGACTG GTCTGTGAGCTTCACTTCTCTCTATAATCTACTGAAGACAAAGCTTTGCCCATATTTCTACGTTTGTACCTATCAGTTTACGATCTTGTTCCGAGCAGCAGGATTAGCAGGAAATGATGTAATCACAGCTCTCATCTCTCCTACAACTAGAGGCATAAGAGAAGCTAtgaaaaatgaag GTATTGAATTTTCTCTGCcgctaataaaagaaaatggccaTGAGAAGAAAAAGGCATCTGGAACAAGCCTGGGACATGGGGA GGAACAAGTAATCAGTGATGAGGATGAAGATGAGAGCTTTTCCTGGCTGGAAGAGATGGGTGtgcaagataaaattaaaaaaccagaCATACTCTCTATCAAGCT ACGAAAAGAGAAACACGAAGTgcaaatggatcacagacctgaGTCTGTTGTGTTGGTGAAGGGAATGAATACCCTTACATTGCTGAATTTCTTGATCAACTCTAAGAGTTTAATTGCTAGTTCAGGTCCGCAGGCAGGACTTCCACCAACCCTCTTATCACCTGTAGCTTTCCGAGGTGCCACAATGCAAATGCTAAAg GCAAGAAGTGTAAATGTGAAGACACAAGCTGTTTCTGGATACAAAGATCAATTTAGTTTGGAGATTACGGGTCCTATCATGCCTCATTCTCTACATTCAGTAACCATGCTACTCAGATCTTCACAGAATGGGTCATTTTCTGCTGGACTATATACACATGAGCCAACTGCTGTATTTAATATCTGCCTGCCAGTGAATAAAGTATTGGATAAG GAAACTGTTCTTGAGGAGCTTGCTAACTGTGGATTGCACCCTAAGACCCTGGATCAACTTAGTCAAACACCAATACTGGGAAAATCATCTTTAAGACATGTGGAAATGAATGACTACGTTTATAATTGGAGATCCTGA